The following coding sequences lie in one Alosa alosa isolate M-15738 ecotype Scorff River chromosome 21, AALO_Geno_1.1, whole genome shotgun sequence genomic window:
- the slc7a3b gene encoding cationic amino acid transporter 3 codes for MKQLVSFGRKLVRRRVMDFNQEETRFARCLSTLDLIALGVGATLGAGVYVLAGEVAREKAGPAIVLCFLIAALSSVLAGLCYAEFGARVPKTGSAYLYSYVTVGEIWAFITGWNLILSYVIGTASVARAWSSTFDNLVEQKISTYFKSAMSMNVPALAKYPDVFALILIMLLTGLLTFGVNESALVNKIFTGINLVVLGFVIISGLAKGDIKNWNLTQEDYLFHMNKTMTEGEIEKAFGTGGFAPFGFKGILSGAATCFYAFVGFDCIATTSEEAKNPMRSIPIGIVASLLICFIAYFGVSAALTLMMPYFLLDTNSPLPEAFQYVHWDPARYIVAVGSLCALSTSLLGSMFPMPRVIYAMAEDGLLFRFLSRMHEKTKTPMIATIVSGIVAALMAFLFDLAALVDLMSIGTLLAYTLVAVCVLILRYQPGSLSANSGDLKLVELERLEKSDTTEGDSGDEYNQDTETKPLKERFSMRLLIFPRCDQPTNTSGMIVYGTTATISALFTALCAVLALKGEEVIAGELVFMIPAVILAILSIVCVVIIWRQPQSIESISFKVPLLPILPLISIFVNVYLMMQLDGPTWIRFTVWMAIGFAIYFCYGLKNSSEGANDSLKKKAPIFSVDEESEVEGMTP; via the exons ATGAAGCAGTTGGTGTCTTTTGGAAGGAAATTGGTCCGTCGGCGGGTGATGGACTTTAACCAAGAGGAGACCCGCTTTGCTCGCTGCTTGTCCACACTGGACCTCATAGCCCTGGGTGTAGGAGCCACGTTGGGAGCTGGTGTGTACGTACTGGCTGGCGAGGTTGCCAGGGAGAAGGCTGGACCTGCTATTGTCCTCTGCTTTCTGATTGCTGCTCTGTCCTCTGTTCTGGCTGGTCTGTGCTATGCTGAATTCGGTGCTCGTGTGCCCAAGACCGGCTCTGCCTACCTCTACAGTTATGTGACCGTGGGAGAGATCTGGGCTTTCATCACCGGATGGAACCTTATTCTGTCCTATGTGATCG GGACAGCAAGTGTGGCTCGTGCTTGGAGCTCCACTTTTGATAATTTGGTGGAGCAGAAGATCTCTACGTATTTCAAGTCGGCAATGTCTATGAACGTGCCTGCACTGGCGAAGTACCCAGATGTATTTGCCCTCATCCTAATCATGCTTCTCACTG GCCTCCTGACATTTGGTGTGAATGAGTCGGCTCTGGTCAACAAAATCTTCACCGGGATCAACCTGGTGGTGCTTGGCTTCGTCATAATCTCTGGCTTGGCCAAGGGGGATATCAAGAACTGGAACCTCACGCAGGAGGACTACCTGTTCCACATGAACAAGACCATGACCGA GGGGGAAATTGAAAAGGCGTTTGGTACGGGAGGTTTCGCTCCTTTTGGCTTCAAAGGAATTCTTTCTGGAGCTGCGACCTGCTTTTATGCCTTTGTGGGCTTCGACTGCATCGCCACCACAA GCGAGGAGGCTAAAAATCCCATGCGTTCCATTCCCATCGGAATCGTGGCCTCTCTCCTAATCTGCTTCATTGCCTACTTTGGTGTGTCTGCTGCCCTCACCCTTATGATGCCATATTTTCTTCTTGACACCAACAGTCCTCTGCCCGAGGCCTTCCAATATGTGCATTGGGACCCTGCACGCTACATTGTAGCTGTAGGTTCTCTCTGTGCACTCTCCACAAG TTTGCTGGGCTCCATGTTCCCTATGCCCCGTGTGATCTACGCCATGGCTGAGGATGGCCTGCTGTTTCGCTTCCTCTCGCGCATGCACGAGAAGACCAAGACACCCATGATCGCCACCATAGTGTCTGGGATTGTGGCAG CTCTGATGGCCTTTCTCTTTGACTTGGCGGCGCTGGTGGACTTGATGTCGATCGGAACTTTGCTTGCTTACACGCTGGTGGCTGTATGTGTCCTCATCCTCCG CTACCAGCCAGGGAGTCTCAGCGCAAACTCTGGTGACCTGAAACTGGTGGAGCTGGAGCGGCTGGAGAAGTCCGACACGACGGAGGGGGACAGCGGGGATGAGTACAACCAGGACACGGAGACCAAACCTCTGAAGGAGCGCTTCAGCATGAGGCTCTTGATCTTCCCTAGGTGTGACCAGCCCACCAACACCTCTGGCATGATCGTCTACGGCACCACTGCAACCATCT CTGCTCTGTTCAcggcactgtgtgcagtgttggcTCTGAAGGGTGAAGAAGTTATAGCAGGTGAGCTGGTGTTCATGATCCCAGCAGTGATCTTGGCCATCCTCTCTATCGTCTGTGTGGTTATCATCTGGAGACAGCCCCAAAGCATCGAATCCATCAGCTTCAAG GTACCCCTTCTCCCCATTTTGCCTCTGATCAGTATTTTTGTTAATGTCTACCTCATGATGCAGTTGGATGGACCTACCTGGATTCGTTTTACAGTGTGGATGGCAATCG GTTTCGCAATTTATTTTTGCTATGGTTTAAAGAACAGTTCAGAGGGCGCAAATGACTCCCTTAAGAAGAAGGCCCCCATTTTCTCCGTAGATGAGGAGAGTGAAGTAGAGGGCATGACTCCTTAG
- the ubl3b gene encoding ubiquitin-like protein 3b, which translates to MTTQRDPDTVNLRLILVSGKTQDLTFSPNDSATDIARHVFENWPAGWEEEQVSSPNILRLIFQGRFLHGNVTLGALKLPPGRTTVMHLVARETLPEPNSHGQRNREKTTESSCCLLL; encoded by the exons ATGACAACTCAAAGAGACCCCGACACG GTGAACCTCCGGCTCATCCTGGTCAGTGGTAAAACACAGGACTTGACCTTCTCCCCCAACGACTCTGCCACAGACATCGCCCGCCATGTCTTTGAGAACTGGCCTGCAG GTTGGGAGGAGGAGCAGGTGAGCAGCCCCAACATCCTGCGCCTCATCTTCCAGGGTCGCTTCCTGCATGGGAACGTCACGCTTGGAG CTCTCAAGTTGCCCCCTGGCAGAACAACTGTCATGCACTTGGTTGCCAGAGAGACCCTGCCGGAGCCCAACTCCCATG GCCAGAGGAACCGGGAGAAGACCACAGAGAGCAGCTGCTGTCTATTGTTGTga